In Paenibacillus sp. BIC5C1, a genomic segment contains:
- a CDS encoding glucose-1-phosphate adenylyltransferase, producing the protein MAKKEVVAMLLAGGQGKRLKGLTKSLAKPAVYFGGTYRIIDFPLSNCSNSGIDTVGVLTQYEPLVLHSYIGIGSDWDLDRKNGGVYVLPPHEREDGSNWYRGTADAIYRNLNFIEQFDPEHVLILSGDHIYKMDYEKMLQYHKEKDADCTISVIDVPLEEASRFGLLNTHDDYRIYEFEEKPPEPKSTLASMGIYLFKWDVLKRFLIQDEQQASTSYDFGKDIIPLLLENEKSLYAYPFEGYWKDVGTIHSLWESNMDLLDEETPFNLNDPDWRIYTRNPNQPAQYISPSAKVRNCIISEGSVVYGEVKHSVLFYGIEVGENSSVTDSVIMPKVKIGQNVRIHKAIIAEGLVIPDGVHLSPAPEDESDILLVDQEELERQLLEGMTSKA; encoded by the coding sequence ATGGCAAAAAAAGAAGTTGTAGCGATGCTGCTCGCTGGAGGGCAAGGCAAAAGATTAAAGGGACTGACCAAATCACTGGCCAAGCCTGCTGTTTATTTTGGCGGAACCTACCGCATCATTGATTTTCCTCTAAGTAATTGCTCCAACTCTGGCATCGACACGGTCGGTGTATTAACCCAATACGAACCTCTAGTGCTACACTCCTATATCGGCATTGGCAGTGATTGGGATCTGGATCGCAAAAATGGTGGGGTATATGTTCTACCTCCTCATGAACGTGAAGACGGTAGTAACTGGTACCGCGGTACGGCGGATGCGATTTACCGTAACCTGAATTTTATCGAACAATTCGATCCTGAGCATGTGCTCATCTTGTCAGGGGATCATATCTATAAAATGGATTACGAGAAAATGCTTCAATACCATAAAGAAAAGGATGCAGATTGCACCATATCGGTCATTGACGTTCCGTTGGAAGAAGCCAGCAGGTTCGGGTTGCTCAACACCCACGATGATTATCGCATCTATGAATTCGAAGAAAAACCTCCTGAACCCAAGAGCACGCTTGCTTCCATGGGTATCTATCTCTTCAAGTGGGATGTGCTGAAACGCTTCCTGATCCAGGACGAACAGCAGGCATCCACCTCCTATGATTTTGGCAAAGATATCATTCCCTTGTTGCTTGAAAATGAAAAATCACTATACGCTTATCCATTTGAAGGGTATTGGAAAGACGTCGGTACAATTCACAGTCTATGGGAATCCAATATGGACCTGCTGGATGAGGAAACGCCGTTTAATCTGAACGACCCGGACTGGCGTATCTATACTCGTAATCCGAATCAGCCTGCGCAATATATTTCACCATCGGCGAAGGTGCGGAATTGCATCATCAGTGAAGGCAGTGTGGTATATGGTGAGGTTAAACACTCGGTGTTGTTCTACGGAATTGAGGTGGGAGAGAACAGTTCCGTAACCGATTCAGTGATCATGCCAAAAGTGAAGATCGGTCAAAATGTACGCATTCACAAAGCTATTATTGCCGAAGGATTGGTGATCCCGGATGGAGTACATCTGTCACCCGCCCCTGAAGATGAGAGTGATATATTACTGGTCGATCAGGAAGAACTGGAACGTCAGCTTCTCGAGGGAATGACAAGCAAAGCCTAA